A genome region from Nitrospira sp. includes the following:
- the purC gene encoding phosphoribosylaminoimidazolesuccinocarboxamide synthase: protein MTVEPAGTMIYEGKAKKIFTTDRSDQVVQYFKDDATAFNAQKRGTIVDKGVVNNRVSERLFRLLEQQGISTHFIERISDREMLTKRVTIVPVEVVVRNVVAGSLAKRLALEEGAAIDPAIIEFYYKDDALGDPLVNDDHLRLLNVATPAVLREMRELGHKINAVLLPFFKQRRMMLVDFKLEFGVFHNRLILADEISPDTCRFWDQTTKESMDKDRFRKDLGKIEEAYQEVLKRVCE, encoded by the coding sequence ATGACCGTCGAACCAGCAGGCACGATGATCTATGAGGGCAAGGCCAAGAAAATCTTTACGACTGACCGGTCCGACCAGGTGGTGCAGTATTTCAAAGATGATGCCACGGCGTTTAATGCGCAGAAGCGCGGGACCATCGTCGACAAAGGGGTGGTCAACAACAGGGTGTCCGAGCGGCTGTTCCGGTTGCTCGAACAGCAGGGGATCTCGACGCACTTCATCGAACGCATCAGCGACCGCGAGATGCTGACCAAGCGGGTGACGATTGTCCCGGTCGAAGTGGTGGTGCGAAACGTCGTCGCGGGGAGTCTGGCCAAGCGACTGGCCCTCGAAGAAGGCGCGGCCATCGACCCGGCGATCATCGAGTTTTATTACAAGGACGATGCGTTGGGCGATCCGTTAGTGAACGACGATCACCTTCGCCTATTGAATGTGGCGACTCCGGCTGTGTTGCGGGAGATGCGGGAGTTAGGCCACAAGATCAATGCGGTATTGCTGCCGTTTTTTAAACAGCGACGGATGATGCTCGTCGATTTCAAGCTGGAGTTCGGCGTGTTTCACAATCGACTCATCCTCGCCGACGAAATTTCTCCCGATACCTGCCGGTTCTGGGACCAGACGACCAAAGAGTCGATGGATAAGGACCGGTTCCGGAAGGATTTGGGAAAGATCGAAGAGGCGTATCAGGAAGTGTTGAAGCGGGTGTGCGAATAG
- the purS gene encoding phosphoribosylformylglycinamidine synthase subunit PurS, with protein MKAKIHVTLKQGILDPQGKAIEHALDSLGFAHAGNVRVGKYMELDVNETDRAKADAQVKQMCEKLLANTVIEDYRYELG; from the coding sequence ATGAAAGCCAAGATTCATGTGACGCTGAAACAGGGAATTCTCGATCCGCAGGGGAAGGCGATCGAGCACGCGCTGGATTCTCTCGGGTTTGCGCATGCGGGGAACGTACGCGTAGGCAAGTACATGGAACTGGACGTGAACGAAACCGACCGGGCCAAGGCCGACGCCCAGGTGAAGCAGATGTGCGAGAAGTTGTTGGCGAATACGGTGATCGAGGATTATCGATACGAACTCGGATAG
- the purQ gene encoding phosphoribosylformylglycinamidine synthase subunit PurQ, protein MKIGVVVFPGSNCDHDCQYIFKDVLGQYVEMIWHKETLLAGLDAIVLPGGFSYGDYLRTGAIARFSPVMGAVKSFANKGGLVIGICNGFQILLEAGLLPGVMLRNTSLNFICKDVYVKVENAATRFTNQCESGQVLKIPIAHADGNYYTDPVTLGGVKANAQVIFRYCTADGKVTPDANPNGSLDNIAGIMNADGNVLGMMPHPERSAESILGNEDGRLIFESMLSSFGKPELHSKLIGV, encoded by the coding sequence ATGAAAATCGGCGTGGTGGTATTTCCCGGCAGTAATTGCGATCACGATTGCCAGTATATCTTCAAGGACGTGCTCGGCCAATACGTGGAGATGATCTGGCATAAGGAAACTCTGCTCGCAGGCCTGGACGCAATCGTGTTGCCGGGCGGATTTTCCTACGGGGATTATTTGCGGACCGGCGCCATCGCGCGGTTTTCTCCGGTGATGGGAGCCGTGAAGTCGTTCGCGAATAAGGGTGGGTTGGTCATCGGTATTTGCAACGGCTTTCAAATTCTTCTGGAAGCGGGTTTGTTACCGGGTGTGATGCTGCGCAATACGTCGCTCAATTTTATCTGCAAAGACGTCTACGTGAAGGTGGAAAACGCGGCGACCCGGTTTACGAATCAATGTGAGTCCGGCCAGGTGCTGAAGATTCCCATCGCGCACGCCGACGGCAACTACTACACCGACCCGGTCACGCTCGGTGGTGTCAAAGCCAATGCACAAGTGATCTTTCGCTACTGCACCGCCGACGGCAAGGTGACGCCCGATGCGAACCCGAACGGTTCGCTGGATAACATCGCCGGAATCATGAATGCCGACGGAAATGTATTGGGTATGATGCCGCATCCCGAACGCAGTGCCGAATCGATATTGGGCAATGAAGATGGTCGGCTGATCTTTGAGTCGATGCTGAGTTCGTTCGGCAAGCCTGAATTACACTCGAAGTTGATCGGAGTATGA